One stretch of Natronobacterium texcoconense DNA includes these proteins:
- a CDS encoding SHOCT domain-containing protein: MNDGSESFFEMLTAITATATLPLGILAAVFLGFPAAAAVFVTGWLLLVPVFAIASDYLGSSGHEIDEVAQVHERVTSHSSEHSTDTDRPSSDDPLETLRARYARGEIDDLEFERRLEQLVATEDGPEAVPGGTLESTSDGGSPVDADDDRIRER; encoded by the coding sequence ATGAACGACGGATCTGAATCGTTCTTCGAGATGCTGACGGCGATCACGGCGACTGCGACCCTTCCGCTGGGAATTCTCGCAGCAGTCTTTCTGGGGTTTCCCGCGGCGGCAGCCGTATTCGTGACGGGCTGGCTGTTGCTGGTTCCGGTCTTCGCAATCGCCTCGGACTATCTCGGATCGTCTGGGCACGAGATCGACGAAGTAGCACAGGTCCACGAAAGGGTTACGAGTCACTCGAGTGAGCACTCCACCGACACTGACCGACCGTCGAGCGACGACCCTCTCGAGACGCTGCGCGCCCGGTATGCCCGCGGGGAGATCGACGACCTCGAGTTCGAACGTCGACTCGAGCAACTGGTTGCGACCGAGGATGGTCCCGAGGCGGTTCCTGGGGGGACGCTAGAATCGACGTCCGACGGCGGATCGCCGGTCGATGCTGACGACGATCGGATCCGCGAACGCTAA